Proteins encoded in a region of the Isosphaeraceae bacterium EP7 genome:
- a CDS encoding DUF2997 domain-containing protein: MTRYIEVTVDPLGRTTVRTAGFAGPSCREASRFVEAALGTATAEVLTAEFHRTQQADQPLRQSS, from the coding sequence ATGACCCGCTACATCGAGGTCACCGTCGACCCCCTCGGGCGCACGACGGTGCGCACCGCGGGCTTCGCCGGGCCGTCCTGCCGCGAGGCCTCGCGGTTCGTCGAGGCGGCCCTGGGCACGGCCACCGCCGAGGTGCTCACCGCCGAATTCCACCGGACGCAGCAGGCCGACCAGCCGCTGCGGCAGTCCAGCTGA
- a CDS encoding AAA family ATPase: MTLSERLSEYVRACFTGLWVRSREHADALAEIAAMCRDNGWSLATWDVEHGLSVAGQPDAPAGMAADPLAAVRAMAALATPGGTALLVLVNFHRFLASAEVAQALDAQVHAGRQSRTFAVILAPVVQLPAELETLFAVVDHELPGRDQLGAIARGVATEPGELPDGDGLAAVLDAAAGLTRLEAENAFSLSLVRHGRLAPEVLWELKAASLGASGLLSLHRGEGSFADLGGLDALKQFCSRSLRRGVGHAEALPRGVLLLGVPGTGKSAFARALGNETGRPTLTLDVGSLMGSLVGQTEAQVRQALQVADAMAPCILFCDELEKGLAGVGSGSRSDGGVSARLFGTLLTWMADRRSDVYFVGTANDISALPPEFARAERLDAVYFLDLPGAAEKEAIWRMYAGRFGLDPGQPRPSDRDWTGAEIRACCRLAALLEVPLAEAAASIVPVATTAGESIERLRSWAAGRCLSADRPGLYTRAIAAPGRTGRGIRRADPSSN; this comes from the coding sequence ATGACGCTCTCCGAGCGCCTGTCCGAGTACGTGCGCGCCTGCTTCACCGGCCTCTGGGTCCGCTCCCGCGAGCACGCCGACGCCCTGGCCGAGATCGCCGCGATGTGCCGCGACAACGGCTGGTCCCTGGCCACCTGGGACGTCGAGCATGGGCTGAGCGTCGCCGGCCAGCCCGACGCACCGGCCGGCATGGCCGCCGATCCCCTGGCCGCCGTCCGCGCGATGGCCGCCCTGGCCACCCCCGGCGGCACGGCGCTGCTGGTGCTCGTCAACTTCCACCGCTTCCTCGCCTCCGCCGAGGTCGCCCAGGCCCTCGACGCCCAGGTCCACGCCGGCAGGCAGTCCCGCACCTTCGCCGTCATCCTGGCGCCGGTCGTCCAGCTGCCCGCCGAGCTGGAGACGCTCTTCGCCGTCGTCGACCACGAGCTGCCCGGCCGCGACCAGCTGGGGGCCATCGCCCGCGGGGTGGCCACCGAGCCCGGCGAGCTGCCCGACGGCGACGGCCTGGCCGCCGTGCTCGACGCGGCGGCGGGGCTGACGCGGCTGGAGGCGGAGAACGCCTTCAGCCTGTCGCTGGTCCGCCACGGCCGCCTGGCCCCCGAGGTCCTCTGGGAGCTGAAGGCCGCCTCGCTGGGGGCCTCGGGCCTGCTGTCGCTGCACCGCGGCGAGGGGTCGTTCGCCGACCTGGGCGGCCTGGACGCCCTGAAGCAGTTCTGCTCGCGGTCGCTGCGGCGGGGCGTGGGCCACGCGGAGGCCCTGCCGCGGGGCGTGCTGCTGCTGGGGGTGCCGGGCACGGGCAAGAGCGCCTTCGCCCGCGCCCTGGGCAACGAGACCGGCCGGCCGACGCTGACCCTCGACGTCGGGTCGCTGATGGGCTCGCTCGTCGGCCAGACCGAGGCGCAGGTGCGTCAGGCGTTGCAGGTCGCCGACGCGATGGCGCCGTGCATCCTCTTCTGCGACGAGCTGGAGAAGGGGCTGGCCGGCGTCGGCTCCGGCTCGCGCTCCGACGGCGGCGTCTCGGCGCGGCTCTTCGGCACGCTGCTGACCTGGATGGCCGACCGCAGGAGCGACGTCTACTTCGTCGGCACGGCCAACGACATCTCGGCGCTGCCGCCGGAGTTCGCCCGCGCCGAGCGGCTCGACGCGGTCTACTTCCTCGACCTGCCCGGGGCCGCCGAGAAGGAGGCGATCTGGCGGATGTACGCGGGCCGCTTCGGCCTCGACCCCGGGCAGCCGCGGCCCTCCGACCGCGACTGGACCGGGGCGGAGATCCGGGCGTGCTGCCGCCTGGCGGCGTTGCTGGAGGTGCCGCTGGCCGAGGCGGCGGCCAGCATCGTGCCGGTGGCCACCACCGCGGGCGAGTCGATCGAGCGGCTGCGGTCCTGGGCCGCCGGGCGCTGCCTGTCCGCCGACCGCCCCGGCCTCTACACCCGGGCCATCGCGGCCCCGGGTCGCACCGGCCGCGGCATCCGCCGCGCCGACCCGTCGTCCAACTGA